A genomic stretch from Zeimonas sediminis includes:
- the rplL gene encoding 50S ribosomal protein L7/L12 codes for MALNKEEILDAIAGMSVLELSELIKLMEDKFGVSAAAAAVAVAAPAAGGAAAPAAEEQTEFTVILGAAGEKKVEVIKVVRAATGLGLKEAKDLVDGAPKPVKEGISKADAEALKKQLEDAGAKVELK; via the coding sequence ATGGCCCTGAACAAGGAAGAGATCCTCGACGCGATCGCCGGCATGTCGGTGCTCGAGCTGTCGGAACTGATCAAGCTGATGGAAGACAAGTTCGGCGTGTCGGCTGCTGCCGCCGCCGTCGCCGTCGCGGCCCCGGCCGCCGGCGGTGCCGCCGCTCCGGCTGCCGAAGAGCAGACCGAGTTCACCGTGATCCTCGGCGCCGCCGGCGAGAAGAAGGTCGAGGTGATCAAGGTCGTCCGTGCCGCCACCGGCCTGGGCCTGAAGGAGGCCAAGGACCTGGTCGACGGCGCGCCGAAGCCCGTCAAGGAAGGCATCAGCAAGGCCGACGCCGAGGCGCTGAAGAAGCAGCTCGAGGACGCCGGCGCGAAGGTCGAGCTCAAGTAA
- the rplJ gene encoding 50S ribosomal protein L10, with product MALNREEKAAVVAEVSAEVAKAQAIIVAEYRGLEVGAITALRKQARESGVYLRVLKNTLARRAVAGTPFEKLSDQMVGPLIYGLSSDPVSAAKVLNAFAKDNDKLVLKGGAMPNTVLDANGVKALATMPSREELLAKLLGTMQAPIATFVRTLNEVPGRFVRTVAAVRDQKEQAGA from the coding sequence GTGGCTCTCAATCGAGAAGAGAAAGCGGCAGTCGTCGCCGAAGTCTCCGCCGAAGTGGCGAAGGCCCAGGCGATCATCGTCGCCGAGTACCGTGGTCTGGAAGTCGGAGCGATCACCGCCCTGCGCAAGCAGGCGCGGGAGTCGGGCGTCTACCTGCGCGTTCTCAAGAACACGCTGGCGCGCCGGGCCGTCGCCGGCACGCCGTTCGAGAAGCTGTCCGACCAGATGGTCGGCCCGCTGATCTACGGCCTGTCGAGCGATCCGGTGTCGGCCGCCAAGGTGCTGAACGCCTTCGCCAAGGACAACGACAAGCTCGTGCTGAAAGGCGGAGCGATGCCCAACACCGTTCTCGATGCGAACGGCGTGAAGGCACTCGCCACCATGCCCAGCCGGGAAGAGTTGCTGGCGAAGCTGCTCGGCACGATGCAGGCGCCGATCGCGACCTTCGTCCGCACGCTCAACGAGGTTCCCGGAAGGTTCGTCCGCACCGTGGCGGCCGTCCGAGACCAGAAAGAGCAGGCGGGCGCCTGA
- the rplA gene encoding 50S ribosomal protein L1: MAKLSKRAKAIRAKVDRQKAYPLADALTLVKECAVAKFDESIDVAVQLGVDPKKSDQVVRGSVVLPAGTGKSVRVAVFTQGDKVEAAKAAGADIVGMEDLAEQVKAGNLNFDVVIASPDAMRIVGTLGQILGPRGLMPNPKVGTVTPDVATAVKNAKAGQVQYRTDKAGIIHATIGRASFDIEQLGTNVRALVEALNRAKPASSKGVYLRKVAVSSTMGVGVKVDPAAFSAAATAA; this comes from the coding sequence ATGGCGAAGCTTTCCAAGCGCGCGAAGGCGATCCGCGCCAAGGTCGATCGCCAGAAGGCCTACCCGCTGGCCGACGCGCTCACGCTGGTCAAGGAGTGCGCGGTCGCGAAGTTCGACGAGTCGATCGACGTCGCGGTGCAGCTCGGTGTCGACCCGAAGAAGTCCGACCAGGTCGTTCGCGGCTCGGTCGTGCTGCCGGCCGGCACCGGCAAGTCGGTCCGCGTGGCCGTCTTCACCCAGGGTGACAAGGTCGAGGCCGCCAAGGCGGCCGGCGCCGACATCGTCGGCATGGAAGACCTGGCCGAGCAGGTGAAGGCCGGCAACCTGAACTTCGACGTCGTCATCGCGTCGCCCGACGCGATGCGGATCGTCGGCACGCTGGGCCAGATCCTCGGTCCGCGCGGCCTGATGCCGAACCCGAAGGTCGGCACGGTCACGCCCGACGTCGCCACCGCGGTCAAGAACGCCAAGGCCGGCCAGGTCCAGTACCGGACCGACAAGGCGGGCATCATCCACGCGACCATCGGCCGCGCATCGTTCGACATCGAGCAGCTCGGCACGAACGTGCGCGCGCTGGTCGAGGCGCTGAACCGCGCCAAGCCCGCCAGCTCGAAGGGTGTCTACCTGCGCAAGGTGGCCGTTTCCAGCACGATGGGTGTCGGTGTCAAGGTCGACCCGGCAGCCTTCTCCGCGGCCGCGACGGCGGCCTGA
- the rplK gene encoding 50S ribosomal protein L11, which yields MAKKIVGFVKLQVPAGKANPAPPIGPALGQRGLNIMEFCKAFNAKTQGLEPGLPIPVVITAYADKSFTFIMKTPPATVLIKKAAKIEKGSPKPHTDKVGSITRAQAEEIAKTKMPDLTAADMDAAVRTIAGSARSIGITVEGL from the coding sequence ATGGCGAAGAAGATCGTCGGCTTTGTGAAGCTGCAGGTTCCTGCAGGCAAGGCCAACCCCGCGCCGCCGATCGGCCCGGCCCTCGGCCAGCGCGGCCTGAACATCATGGAATTCTGCAAGGCGTTCAACGCCAAGACGCAGGGGCTGGAGCCCGGTCTGCCGATCCCGGTGGTGATCACCGCGTACGCGGACAAGAGCTTCACCTTCATCATGAAGACGCCGCCGGCCACGGTGCTGATCAAGAAGGCGGCGAAGATCGAGAAGGGCTCGCCGAAGCCCCACACCGACAAGGTCGGCTCGATCACCCGGGCGCAGGCAGAGGAAATCGCGAAGACCAAGATGCCGGATCTCACCGCCGCCGACATGGACGCCGCGGTCCGCACGATCGCCGGCTCGGCGCGCAGCATCGGCATCACGGTGGAGGGTCTGTAA
- the nusG gene encoding transcription termination/antitermination protein NusG, giving the protein MSKRWYVVHAYSGMEKSVARALKERIERAGMSDRFGQILVPTEEVVEIKGGQRKTTERRFFPGYVLVEMEMDDDTWHLVKNTNKVTGFVGGAGNRPTPISDREVEKILAQMQEGVEKPRPKTLFEVGEMVRVKEGPFTDFNGNVEEVNYEKSRLRVSVTIFGRATPVELEFGQVEKV; this is encoded by the coding sequence ATGTCGAAACGTTGGTATGTCGTGCACGCCTACTCCGGAATGGAGAAGAGCGTCGCGCGCGCCCTGAAGGAACGCATCGAGCGGGCCGGCATGTCCGACAGGTTCGGCCAGATCCTGGTGCCGACCGAAGAGGTCGTCGAGATCAAGGGCGGGCAGCGCAAGACCACCGAGCGCCGTTTCTTCCCCGGCTACGTGCTCGTCGAGATGGAGATGGACGACGACACCTGGCACCTGGTGAAGAACACCAACAAGGTGACCGGCTTCGTCGGCGGCGCGGGCAACCGTCCCACGCCGATTTCCGATCGCGAGGTCGAGAAGATCCTCGCCCAGATGCAGGAAGGCGTCGAGAAGCCCCGGCCCAAGACCCTCTTCGAGGTGGGCGAGATGGTCCGCGTCAAGGAAGGTCCGTTTACCGACTTCAACGGCAACGTCGAGGAAGTCAACTACGAGAAGAGCCGCCTGCGCGTCTCGGTCACGATCTTCGGTCGTGCCACGCCGGTCGAGCTCGAGTTCGGCCAGGTCGAGAAGGTCTGA
- the secE gene encoding preprotein translocase subunit SecE has protein sequence MSNQAVETVTSGADRAKVVLAIAAVVAGVVGFYLLAQQPTIVRLGAVIAGLLVGGAIAWFSGPGQRFFAFAKDSWSETRRVVWPTRKETTQVTLTVFAFVVVMAIFLWLVDKGLEWVLYDLILGWKD, from the coding sequence ATGTCGAACCAGGCTGTTGAAACCGTAACCTCCGGCGCCGACCGGGCCAAGGTCGTCCTTGCGATCGCCGCCGTGGTGGCGGGCGTCGTGGGCTTCTATCTGCTCGCCCAGCAGCCGACGATCGTGCGCCTCGGCGCGGTGATCGCCGGCCTGCTCGTCGGCGGCGCGATCGCGTGGTTTTCCGGTCCCGGCCAGCGCTTCTTCGCCTTCGCGAAGGACTCCTGGAGCGAGACCCGCCGCGTCGTGTGGCCCACCCGCAAGGAAACCACCCAGGTCACGCTGACGGTCTTCGCCTTCGTTGTCGTGATGGCCATTTTCCTGTGGCTGGTCGACAAGGGCCTGGAGTGGGTCCTCTACGACCTCATCCTCGGCTGGAAGGACTGA
- the tuf gene encoding elongation factor Tu, with protein MAKGKFERTKPHVNVGTIGHVDHGKTTLTAAITTVLSKQFGGEAKGYDQIDAAPEEKARGITINTAHVEYETQNRHYAHVDCPGHADYVKNMITGAAQMDGAILVVSAADGPMPQTREHILLARQVGVPYIIVFMNKCDMVDDAELLELVEMEVRELLSKYDFPGDDVPIIKGSALKALEGDEGELGKQAIMQLAEALDTYIPTPERAVDGAFLMPIEDVFSISGRGTVVTGRVERGVIKVGEEIEIVGIKPTVKTTCTGVEMFRKLLDQGQAGDNVGVLLRGTKREDVERGQVLAKPGSITPHTKFECEVYVLSKEEGGRHTPFFNNYRPQFYFRTTDVTGSVQLPEGVEMVMPGDNVKMTVTLIAPIAMEQGLRFAIREGGRTVGAGVVAKVIE; from the coding sequence ATGGCTAAAGGAAAGTTCGAGCGTACGAAGCCGCACGTGAACGTGGGTACGATCGGTCACGTGGACCATGGCAAGACGACGCTGACGGCGGCGATCACGACGGTGCTGTCGAAGCAGTTTGGTGGCGAGGCCAAGGGTTACGACCAGATCGACGCGGCGCCGGAGGAGAAGGCGCGCGGGATCACGATCAACACGGCGCACGTGGAGTACGAGACGCAGAACCGTCACTACGCGCACGTCGACTGCCCGGGTCACGCTGACTACGTGAAGAACATGATCACGGGTGCGGCGCAGATGGACGGCGCGATTCTGGTGGTGTCGGCGGCCGACGGCCCGATGCCGCAGACGCGCGAGCACATTCTGCTGGCGCGTCAGGTGGGCGTGCCGTACATCATCGTGTTCATGAACAAGTGCGACATGGTCGATGATGCGGAGCTGCTGGAGCTGGTGGAGATGGAAGTCCGCGAGCTGCTGAGCAAGTACGATTTCCCGGGCGACGACGTTCCGATCATCAAGGGCTCGGCGCTCAAGGCGCTGGAGGGTGACGAGGGCGAGCTGGGCAAGCAGGCGATCATGCAGCTTGCCGAGGCGCTGGATACGTACATTCCGACGCCCGAGCGTGCGGTGGACGGGGCGTTCCTGATGCCGATCGAGGACGTGTTCTCGATTTCGGGCCGTGGCACGGTGGTGACGGGCCGGGTGGAGCGCGGGGTGATCAAGGTCGGTGAGGAGATCGAGATCGTCGGGATCAAGCCGACGGTGAAGACGACCTGCACGGGCGTGGAGATGTTCCGCAAGCTGCTGGACCAGGGCCAGGCTGGGGACAACGTGGGCGTGCTGCTGCGCGGCACGAAGCGCGAGGACGTGGAGCGTGGCCAGGTGCTGGCCAAGCCGGGTTCGATCACGCCGCACACGAAGTTCGAGTGCGAGGTGTACGTGCTGAGCAAGGAGGAGGGCGGGCGTCACACGCCGTTCTTCAACAACTATCGTCCGCAGTTCTATTTCCGCACGACCGACGTGACGGGCTCGGTGCAGCTGCCCGAGGGTGTGGAGATGGTGATGCCCGGGGACAACGTGAAGATGACGGTGACGCTGATTGCGCCGATCGCGATGGAGCAGGGCCTGCGCTTCGCGATCCGCGAGGGCGGCCGCACCGTCGGCGCCGGCGTCGTCGCCAAGGTCATCGAGTAA
- a CDS encoding mandelate racemase/muconate lactonizing enzyme family protein, protein MKITDVRVHMLQSPLAQPFAFSQGWVDRRSATLVEVSTDAGITGWGEAFAQGLEPPQVAAAAIEHALRPLVVGADPLEVEVLWHRMYHQTRDYGRKGAVVAAISAIDIALWDIAGKHYGQPVHRLLGGAFRRSVQPYATGFYRIRGQGEAARLAEEALAHFEAGFRLMKVKLGYGVDDDIAVIRAVARAVEGRGVTLMVDTNHAYGRAEALRLGHVLDEMDMRWYEEPVAPEDVDGYCELRAKLRTPIAGGENEHTLYGFRELLGRHAVDVAQPDIGSCGGITGARHIVALAQAHGIEVNPHVWGSAVAQAASLQLIAALPVTHHSVFAREPVLEYDRSSHPFRRDLVAEPIDLRDGRVQIPQGPGLGIELRADTLQRFRIA, encoded by the coding sequence TTGAAGATCACCGACGTGCGCGTGCACATGCTGCAGAGCCCGCTGGCCCAGCCCTTCGCCTTCTCGCAGGGATGGGTCGACCGGCGCTCGGCGACCCTGGTCGAGGTGAGCACCGATGCGGGCATCACCGGCTGGGGAGAGGCCTTCGCGCAGGGTCTGGAGCCGCCGCAGGTCGCTGCCGCGGCGATCGAGCACGCGCTGCGCCCGCTGGTCGTGGGCGCGGACCCGCTCGAGGTCGAGGTGCTCTGGCACCGGATGTATCACCAGACCCGCGACTACGGCCGCAAGGGGGCGGTGGTCGCCGCGATCAGCGCGATCGACATCGCGCTCTGGGACATCGCCGGCAAGCACTACGGCCAGCCGGTGCACCGGCTGCTCGGCGGCGCCTTCCGGCGCAGCGTCCAGCCCTACGCCACCGGCTTCTACCGGATACGCGGCCAGGGCGAGGCGGCACGCCTGGCCGAGGAGGCGCTCGCGCACTTCGAGGCCGGCTTCCGGCTGATGAAGGTCAAGCTCGGCTACGGCGTCGACGACGACATCGCGGTGATCCGCGCCGTGGCGCGGGCGGTCGAGGGCCGCGGCGTGACGCTGATGGTCGACACCAATCACGCCTACGGGAGGGCCGAGGCCCTGCGGCTGGGCCATGTGCTCGACGAGATGGACATGCGCTGGTACGAGGAGCCGGTGGCGCCCGAGGACGTCGACGGCTACTGCGAGCTGCGGGCGAAGCTGCGCACCCCGATCGCCGGCGGCGAGAACGAGCACACGCTGTACGGCTTCCGAGAACTGCTGGGCCGCCACGCTGTCGACGTGGCCCAGCCCGACATCGGCTCCTGCGGCGGCATCACCGGCGCGCGCCACATCGTCGCCCTGGCGCAGGCCCACGGCATCGAGGTGAACCCGCACGTGTGGGGCTCGGCGGTGGCGCAGGCGGCGTCGCTGCAGCTGATCGCGGCCCTGCCGGTCACGCACCACTCGGTGTTCGCCCGCGAGCCGGTGCTCGAGTACGACCGCTCCTCGCACCCGTTCCGCCGGGATCTGGTGGCCGAGCCGATCGACCTGCGCGACGGCCGGGTGCAGATTCCCCAGGGGCCGGGGCTGGGCATCGAGCTGCGCGCCGACACGCTGCAGCGCTTCCGGATCGCCTGA
- the paaA gene encoding 1,2-phenylacetyl-CoA epoxidase subunit PaaA, protein MYTQAIDLPGQPEKPAGDADASGGDPRQAAFDAAIAADRKIEPQDWMPDAYRRTLVRQISQHAHSEVVGMLPEGNWITRAPSLRRKAILLAKVQDEGGHGLYLYSAAETLGVSRDETIDALLAGKAKYSSIFNYPALGWADMGCIGWLVDGAAIMNQIPLCRCSYGPYARAMIRICKEESFHQRQGYELMLALCRGTPAQKAMAQEALNRWWWPVVMMFGPSDAESVHSAQTMKWGIKRISNDDLRQKFIDATVPQAELLGLTIPDPDLKWNAERGHYDHGPIDWSEFWRVVNGDGPCNRERLETRRRAHANGAWVREAALAHARKRAQRGRQAA, encoded by the coding sequence ATGTATACCCAGGCCATCGACCTGCCCGGCCAACCCGAAAAACCCGCCGGCGACGCCGATGCGTCCGGCGGCGACCCGAGGCAGGCCGCCTTCGACGCCGCGATCGCGGCGGACCGCAAGATCGAGCCCCAGGACTGGATGCCCGACGCCTACCGGCGCACGCTCGTGCGCCAGATCTCGCAGCACGCGCACTCGGAAGTCGTCGGCATGCTGCCGGAGGGCAACTGGATCACCCGCGCGCCCAGCCTGCGCCGCAAGGCGATCCTGCTGGCCAAGGTCCAGGACGAGGGCGGCCACGGTCTGTACCTGTACTCGGCGGCCGAGACGCTGGGCGTGTCGCGAGACGAGACGATAGACGCGCTGCTCGCCGGCAAGGCCAAGTACTCGTCGATCTTCAACTATCCGGCGCTCGGCTGGGCGGACATGGGCTGCATCGGCTGGCTGGTCGACGGCGCGGCGATCATGAACCAGATCCCGCTGTGCCGCTGCTCGTACGGCCCCTACGCCCGGGCGATGATCCGGATCTGCAAGGAGGAGTCCTTCCACCAGCGGCAGGGCTACGAGCTGATGCTGGCCCTTTGCCGCGGCACGCCGGCGCAGAAGGCGATGGCGCAGGAGGCGCTGAACCGCTGGTGGTGGCCGGTCGTGATGATGTTCGGCCCGAGCGATGCCGAGTCGGTGCACTCGGCGCAGACGATGAAGTGGGGGATCAAGCGGATCTCGAACGACGACCTGCGCCAGAAGTTCATCGACGCGACCGTGCCCCAGGCCGAGCTGCTCGGGCTGACGATCCCGGATCCCGACCTGAAGTGGAACGCCGAGCGCGGCCACTACGACCACGGGCCGATCGACTGGAGCGAGTTCTGGCGCGTGGTCAACGGCGACGGCCCGTGCAACCGGGAACGGCTGGAGACCCGGCGGCGCGCCCACGCGAACGGCGCCTGGGTCCGCGAGGCGGCGCTTGCGCACGCGCGCAAGCGGGCGCAGCGCGGCCGGCAGGCCGCCTGA
- the paaB gene encoding 1,2-phenylacetyl-CoA epoxidase subunit PaaB — MSDPKNEWPLWEVFIRSKQGLEHKHCGSLHAADAQQALRMARDVYTRRQEGVSIWVVPSAAITASAPEDKDSYFEPMADKIYRHPTFYVLPDEVGHM; from the coding sequence ATGAGCGATCCGAAGAACGAATGGCCGCTGTGGGAGGTCTTCATCCGCAGCAAGCAGGGGCTCGAGCACAAGCATTGCGGCAGCCTGCACGCCGCCGACGCGCAGCAGGCGCTGCGCATGGCGCGCGACGTCTACACGCGCCGCCAGGAAGGCGTGTCGATCTGGGTGGTGCCGTCCGCGGCGATCACCGCGTCGGCGCCCGAGGACAAGGACTCCTACTTCGAGCCGATGGCCGACAAGATCTACCGGCACCCGACCTTCTACGTGCTGCCCGACGAAGTGGGCCACATGTGA
- the paaC gene encoding 1,2-phenylacetyl-CoA epoxidase subunit PaaC — MIPRERHIEYLLRLADSPLVLSHRLSEWCGHGPVLEEDLALANIALDLLGQARLLYQHAATLAGGDASEDRYAYFRDVHEFRNFTMLELPNSGVASAGAGEPDYAFTIVRNAMYSTWAVELWERLSASTDAELAAIAAKSLKEARYHLEHAADWTVRFGDGTEESHARAQRALDSLAPYANEWFAADSLDEEAAASGLGADCAALREPWLARMRALAGEATLRWPGDSAFLSTGKRGLHGEHLGYLLAEMQSLARAHPEATW, encoded by the coding sequence ATGATCCCCCGCGAACGACACATCGAGTACCTGCTCAGGCTGGCCGACAGCCCGCTGGTGCTCTCGCACCGCCTGTCCGAATGGTGCGGCCACGGACCGGTGCTCGAGGAGGACCTGGCGCTGGCCAACATCGCGCTGGACCTGCTCGGCCAGGCCCGGCTGCTGTACCAGCACGCGGCGACGCTGGCCGGCGGCGACGCGAGCGAGGACCGCTACGCGTACTTCCGAGACGTGCACGAGTTCCGCAACTTCACGATGCTCGAGCTGCCGAACAGCGGTGTGGCCTCGGCCGGAGCGGGCGAGCCCGACTACGCGTTCACGATCGTGCGCAACGCGATGTACTCGACGTGGGCGGTCGAGCTCTGGGAGAGGCTGTCCGCGTCGACCGACGCGGAGCTGGCCGCGATCGCCGCCAAGTCGCTGAAGGAGGCGCGCTACCACCTCGAGCACGCAGCCGACTGGACGGTCCGCTTCGGCGACGGCACCGAGGAGTCGCACGCCCGCGCCCAGCGCGCGCTCGACTCGCTGGCGCCCTACGCGAACGAGTGGTTCGCTGCCGATTCGCTCGACGAGGAGGCTGCCGCGAGCGGCCTGGGAGCCGATTGCGCGGCGCTGCGCGAGCCCTGGCTGGCCAGGATGCGGGCGCTGGCCGGCGAGGCGACGCTTCGCTGGCCCGGGGACAGCGCGTTCCTGAGCACCGGCAAGCGCGGCCTGCACGGCGAGCACCTGGGCTACCTGCTGGCCGAGATGCAGTCGCTCGCCCGCGCGCATCCGGAAGCGACCTGGTGA
- the paaD gene encoding 1,2-phenylacetyl-CoA epoxidase subunit PaaD: protein MSGVADQVEAGRLAAVRAIVGAIPDPEIPVVTLADLGILRDVVLEDGSPLVLLTPTYSGCPATEAIAAQVREALDAAGFPDARVRTVLSPAWSTDWIGEDARRKLRDYGIAPPACSAGCGARTPPACPRCGSAEVEMVSRWGSTPCKAHYRCLACREPFDYFKPY from the coding sequence GTGAGCGGCGTCGCCGACCAGGTCGAGGCCGGACGGCTGGCCGCGGTCCGGGCGATCGTCGGGGCGATTCCCGACCCCGAGATCCCGGTCGTCACGCTGGCCGACCTCGGCATCCTGCGCGACGTCGTGCTCGAGGACGGCTCCCCGCTGGTGCTGCTCACCCCGACCTACAGCGGCTGCCCGGCCACCGAGGCGATCGCCGCGCAGGTGCGCGAGGCGCTCGACGCGGCGGGCTTCCCCGACGCGCGGGTGCGCACCGTGCTTTCCCCTGCCTGGAGCACCGACTGGATCGGCGAGGACGCGCGGCGCAAGCTGCGCGACTACGGCATCGCGCCGCCAGCCTGCTCGGCGGGCTGCGGCGCACGAACGCCGCCCGCCTGCCCGCGCTGCGGCAGCGCCGAGGTCGAGATGGTGAGCCGCTGGGGATCGACGCCGTGCAAGGCGCACTATCGCTGCCTCGCCTGCCGCGAGCCCTTCGACTACTTCAAGCCGTACTGA
- the paaE gene encoding 1,2-phenylacetyl-CoA epoxidase subunit PaaE, with protein MTPQFHSLRVRDRRAETADSLSIAFEVPDSLREAYRFQPGQFLTLRATVGEEELRRSYSICVPLQDYERAGELRVAVRRVPGGRFSNWLADTVRPGQALDVMTPDGRFGVPLRPELSRHHVGFAGGSGITPMMSLIGTILEAEPRSEFTLVYGNRGTPTIMFVEQLEDLKNRYMGRLRLYHVLSEEPHEVELLNGLLDESKCREFLATLIPPESIDEAFVCGPDPMMNAAEAALRAAGVDPARIHIERFGVPLPAAGSLKAAPADDAPRAEVELIVDGKTRRLKVPFEGEAILDAGLAAGMNLPYACKGGVCCTCRARVLEGEVRMERNYTLEPHEIEAGFVLTCQSHPVSGRVVISYDER; from the coding sequence ATGACGCCGCAGTTCCATTCGCTGAGGGTGCGCGACCGACGCGCCGAGACCGCCGACAGCCTGTCGATCGCCTTCGAGGTGCCCGACTCGCTGCGCGAGGCCTATCGCTTCCAGCCGGGGCAGTTCCTGACCCTGCGCGCGACCGTGGGGGAGGAGGAGCTGCGGAGGTCTTACTCGATCTGCGTGCCGCTGCAGGACTACGAGCGCGCCGGCGAGCTGCGCGTCGCGGTCCGGCGCGTGCCCGGTGGGCGCTTCTCGAACTGGCTGGCCGACACGGTGCGGCCGGGCCAGGCGCTGGACGTGATGACGCCGGACGGCCGCTTCGGCGTGCCGCTGCGCCCGGAGCTTTCCCGCCACCACGTCGGCTTCGCGGGCGGCTCGGGCATCACGCCGATGATGTCGCTGATCGGCACGATCCTCGAGGCGGAGCCCCGCAGCGAGTTCACGCTGGTCTACGGCAACCGCGGCACGCCTACGATCATGTTCGTCGAGCAGCTCGAGGACCTGAAGAACCGCTACATGGGACGGCTGCGCCTGTACCACGTGCTGTCCGAGGAGCCGCACGAGGTCGAGCTGCTGAACGGCCTGCTCGACGAGTCGAAGTGCCGCGAATTCCTCGCCACGCTGATCCCGCCCGAATCGATCGACGAGGCCTTCGTGTGCGGCCCCGATCCGATGATGAACGCGGCCGAGGCCGCGCTGCGCGCCGCAGGCGTCGACCCGGCGCGCATCCACATCGAGCGCTTCGGCGTGCCGCTGCCGGCGGCCGGCTCGCTGAAGGCGGCCCCGGCGGACGACGCGCCGCGGGCCGAGGTCGAGCTGATCGTCGACGGCAAGACCCGGCGGCTCAAGGTGCCGTTCGAAGGCGAGGCCATCCTCGACGCGGGGCTGGCCGCCGGCATGAACCTGCCCTACGCCTGCAAGGGCGGCGTGTGCTGCACCTGCCGGGCACGGGTCCTGGAGGGCGAGGTGCGGATGGAGCGCAACTACACGCTCGAGCCGCACGAGATCGAGGCCGGCTTCGTGCTGACCTGCCAGTCGCACCCGGTCAGCGGGCGGGTGGTCATCAGCTACGACGAGCGCTGA
- a CDS encoding TetR/AcrR family transcriptional regulator — protein sequence MARPRAADYEVQRDRILARAVEAFADTGYPSASMSALADACGTSKAGLYHYYPSKEAILFDSLDRYTARLSGIVDDVVARRLPPREAVRALVRGFVAEYRHSRAYHVALLNDVKFLDEPLRERIRAREREIVEAFADALERGWPTRLNAANRTPLTMALLGMINFTFAWLRPDGPMTHDQYAEMVIGLWERGLEGLPAGAGGPGARHDGTREEIPG from the coding sequence ATGGCCCGCCCGCGAGCCGCCGACTACGAGGTCCAGCGCGACCGCATCCTGGCCCGGGCGGTGGAAGCCTTCGCCGACACCGGCTACCCGAGCGCGTCGATGTCCGCGCTCGCTGACGCCTGCGGCACCTCGAAGGCCGGGCTGTACCACTACTACCCGAGCAAGGAAGCGATCCTGTTCGACTCGCTGGACCGGTACACGGCGAGGCTGTCGGGCATCGTCGACGACGTGGTGGCCAGGCGGCTGCCGCCGCGCGAGGCGGTGCGCGCGCTGGTGCGCGGATTCGTCGCCGAGTACCGGCATTCGCGCGCGTATCATGTGGCGCTGCTGAACGACGTGAAGTTCCTCGACGAGCCGCTGCGCGAGCGGATCCGCGCCCGCGAGCGCGAGATCGTCGAGGCCTTCGCCGACGCGCTCGAGCGGGGCTGGCCCACGCGGCTGAACGCGGCGAACCGCACGCCGCTGACGATGGCCCTGCTCGGCATGATCAATTTCACCTTCGCCTGGCTGAGGCCCGACGGGCCGATGACGCACGACCAGTACGCCGAGATGGTGATCGGCCTTTGGGAGCGCGGCCTGGAGGGCCTTCCGGCCGGCGCCGGCGGGCCGGGCGCGCGCCACGACGGAACACGAGAGGAGATTCCCGGATGA